The following are encoded in a window of Mycobacterium vicinigordonae genomic DNA:
- a CDS encoding MgtC/SapB family protein: MNTLIASGLFAGSGQGGRQIVELFSAFGLTAAIGLERTIQGKSAGLRTQTIVGTSAALIVLISKYGFGDILSAGTVVLDPSRVAAQIVSGIGFLGAGLIITRRGAVHGLTTAAAVWESAAIGMAAAAGMVLLAVTVVALHFVSALVLLVVERQLAARLRGTVQLRVIYDDGRGVLRQLLQVCGQRKWLLTELDPDPHGIDSGQAGVTITLSGYRIASAARVLGDVDGVCAVLQADEDLD, encoded by the coding sequence ATGAACACGCTAATCGCCTCCGGGTTGTTCGCCGGCAGTGGACAGGGCGGGCGCCAGATCGTCGAATTGTTTTCGGCGTTCGGGCTTACCGCGGCAATCGGGTTGGAACGCACCATCCAGGGCAAAAGCGCGGGTCTGCGTACCCAGACCATCGTCGGCACGTCGGCGGCGTTGATCGTGCTCATCAGCAAGTACGGCTTCGGCGATATCCTCTCCGCCGGGACCGTGGTGCTGGACCCTTCTCGTGTAGCGGCCCAAATCGTCTCCGGGATCGGCTTTCTGGGCGCGGGTCTCATCATCACCCGACGTGGAGCTGTGCACGGCCTGACCACGGCGGCAGCGGTCTGGGAGTCGGCGGCCATAGGTATGGCCGCCGCGGCCGGGATGGTATTGCTGGCGGTGACTGTGGTCGCGCTGCACTTTGTCAGCGCGCTGGTGCTACTGGTGGTTGAGCGACAACTGGCAGCGAGGCTGCGGGGTACCGTCCAGCTGCGCGTTATCTACGACGACGGCCGTGGTGTGCTGCGGCAGCTGCTGCAAGTCTGCGGACAGCGCAAGTGGTTGCTCACGGAGCTCGATCCTGATCCACACGGCATCGACAGCGGCCAGGCCGGGGTAACGATAACCCTGTCCGGCTATCGGATCGCCAGCGCGGCGCGGGTCCTCGGTGACGTTGACGGGGTATGTGCCGTGCTGCAGGCCGACGAGGACCTGGACTGA
- a CDS encoding STAS domain-containing protein: MPGHHILKRRRAGEVAVIATEAVRRSGLTTTGATLGDSQALTFFGILDETTYVRVREAVTHAALSGSRGLIIDVTALLVPESSGWSAITEARKTIVEESDISLVLVCDSIRGQNALRRSRIDREIAVFWRFEDALAALPSGDDVAARVPRPASDSSAQWLERWPTIPLKQSGHRRG; this comes from the coding sequence GTGCCCGGTCATCACATCTTGAAGCGGCGACGGGCTGGCGAGGTTGCGGTCATCGCGACCGAGGCCGTTCGCCGCAGCGGGTTAACGACGACCGGCGCCACTCTAGGCGACAGTCAGGCCCTCACGTTCTTCGGGATATTGGACGAAACAACGTATGTGCGGGTACGTGAGGCGGTGACCCATGCCGCGCTGAGCGGGTCTCGCGGGTTAATCATTGATGTCACTGCCCTGTTGGTGCCTGAGTCCTCGGGGTGGTCGGCAATTACGGAGGCCCGCAAAACGATTGTCGAGGAGTCCGACATTTCGCTGGTGCTCGTGTGTGATTCCATTCGAGGTCAAAACGCGTTGCGGCGCAGCAGGATCGACCGTGAGATTGCGGTGTTCTGGCGTTTCGAGGACGCGCTTGCCGCGCTGCCCAGCGGCGATGATGTGGCGGCCCGGGTGCCGCGCCCGGCTTCCGATTCGTCGGCGCAGTGGTTGGAGCGGTGGCCGACTATTCCGTTGAAACAGTCGGGGCACCGGCGCGGATAG
- a CDS encoding CoA transferase gives MVDEVESGAQLLTQRILHSVQNPATSDEFDIDEEFDTVLTDLGLSRADIGGNIRFDGADPIVPSAIRLAGATSISLMVKSAAMANLWRSRGGTEQDMSIDLRAAPRRLCPFYEGKWELINGLPPIANTIPNDAFQLFKFYRTADGRWVLPLNPYPKLAARACELLQAPEEPIAIAKAIAKWDGLPLEEAGADFGVVMPMVRTPEEFLKTLQYREVLSQQPLIKITKIGDSDPVPLPMAELPLSGIRALGMGHVVAGSGIGRALALHGADVLNLWRLNEVEQEFTFFTTNVGHRSSRINPYSQAGYSKIVELLGGADVFFANRRPGLLDKLGLSATEVAAAKPGIVYATVNLHGGAGPWADRVGFDQVAGSVSGIMSLEGGGPNEKPAVPPVPVVNDNIVGWFIAAGVAEALRRRAVEGGSWRVDCSLTRTALWILSLGVFDLDYAIETAGKGPDHAYMEPELFTAHTPLGHYQGVTDQVHMSKTPGRYDPVLVPLGSCYPEWR, from the coding sequence ATGGTTGACGAAGTGGAGTCTGGTGCGCAACTGCTTACTCAGCGGATTCTGCATTCGGTCCAAAACCCGGCCACGAGCGATGAGTTCGATATCGATGAAGAATTTGACACTGTTCTCACAGACCTAGGTCTCAGCAGAGCCGATATTGGTGGAAATATCCGGTTCGACGGCGCCGATCCGATCGTGCCGAGCGCAATCCGACTCGCGGGTGCAACATCCATCTCCCTTATGGTCAAGTCGGCCGCGATGGCGAATCTGTGGCGATCTCGGGGCGGTACTGAGCAGGATATGTCGATCGATTTGCGCGCGGCACCGCGCAGATTATGTCCTTTCTACGAAGGAAAATGGGAACTGATCAACGGGTTGCCGCCGATAGCGAATACGATCCCGAATGACGCGTTCCAACTATTCAAGTTTTACCGCACTGCGGACGGTCGCTGGGTACTACCGCTGAATCCCTACCCGAAGCTGGCAGCACGCGCCTGTGAGCTACTTCAAGCCCCAGAAGAACCCATAGCCATTGCTAAGGCGATCGCAAAGTGGGACGGACTCCCGCTGGAGGAGGCTGGCGCCGATTTCGGGGTGGTCATGCCCATGGTTCGCACCCCCGAAGAATTCCTCAAAACGCTGCAATACCGCGAAGTCTTGAGCCAACAACCGCTGATCAAAATAACCAAGATCGGCGATAGCGACCCGGTACCGTTACCCATGGCCGAGCTGCCCCTGAGTGGAATCCGTGCACTCGGGATGGGTCATGTCGTCGCCGGCTCCGGTATCGGTCGGGCCTTAGCTCTGCACGGTGCCGATGTACTCAACTTGTGGCGGTTAAACGAGGTCGAGCAGGAATTCACTTTCTTCACCACCAACGTCGGCCACCGGTCTTCCCGCATCAACCCGTACTCGCAAGCCGGATATTCAAAGATCGTGGAGCTGCTCGGCGGGGCTGACGTATTCTTCGCCAACCGCCGCCCAGGGCTCCTGGACAAACTCGGACTCTCGGCAACCGAAGTCGCGGCCGCGAAGCCGGGCATCGTGTACGCAACGGTGAATCTGCACGGCGGCGCAGGCCCCTGGGCAGATCGCGTCGGGTTCGACCAAGTCGCTGGCTCAGTGTCAGGAATCATGTCGCTCGAGGGTGGCGGGCCGAACGAAAAGCCCGCGGTGCCGCCAGTTCCCGTCGTAAATGACAACATCGTGGGCTGGTTCATCGCAGCCGGGGTCGCCGAAGCGCTCCGGCGACGCGCGGTCGAGGGTGGCAGTTGGCGAGTCGATTGCTCCCTAACCCGTACAGCCTTGTGGATCCTCAGCCTGGGGGTTTTCGACCTCGACTACGCCATCGAGACCGCCGGCAAGGGTCCCGACCATGCCTACATGGAGCCGGAACTCTTCACCGCACACACCCCACTCGGCCATTACCAAGGAGTGACCGACCAGGTGCACATGTCGAAGACCCCGGGCCGCTACGACCCCGTTCTGGTTCCACTGGGTTCGTGCTACCCGGAATGGCGCTGA
- a CDS encoding PucR family transcriptional regulator: MPHADLVGAVKKQDTFILESLGTGHPDTRPASLVGRRRAEQGVPLPDVMSAYRVGLEYLWEKTAEAVAEAQLSLAELQLAGSEIWRSQAEYTEAMSEAYREAATEQLLRQREERSALVTGLLEGRLPGDVTAWDAVRLLGLPESGFFTVAAIKSATLDSRPLRAIEQVLSADGFASAWRLDPDMQIGIIALSAPTDAEQLARSLEKHSLGRIGVSPIYDGHPPPGAALNYAKAALRAATADEPLIVFDAHPYAVAAITDPQTMTLYRDLVLAGLNAIDNSDRRILVSTFRAWVDSGGSVSQTATRMHCHPNTVRYRLGRLKDHTGYDVSVPRDLAQLHLAIEADHRLGPAAGAAQAVQTPR, from the coding sequence GTGCCTCACGCAGATCTGGTCGGGGCGGTCAAAAAACAGGACACCTTCATTCTTGAGTCCCTGGGCACAGGGCACCCGGACACCAGGCCGGCATCACTTGTTGGCCGTCGGCGAGCCGAGCAGGGTGTTCCGCTTCCGGACGTGATGTCGGCCTACCGGGTCGGGCTTGAATACCTTTGGGAGAAGACAGCCGAAGCCGTGGCCGAGGCCCAGCTGTCCCTGGCCGAGCTGCAGCTCGCGGGCTCCGAGATCTGGCGAAGCCAAGCCGAATACACCGAGGCAATGAGCGAGGCGTACCGCGAGGCCGCTACCGAGCAGCTACTGCGTCAACGTGAAGAACGGTCGGCGCTAGTTACCGGATTACTCGAAGGACGTCTTCCCGGCGATGTCACCGCGTGGGATGCAGTGCGGCTGCTCGGATTACCTGAATCGGGATTCTTTACCGTGGCGGCGATTAAGTCCGCAACACTAGATAGCCGCCCGCTGCGTGCCATCGAACAGGTACTCTCCGCCGACGGTTTCGCTTCCGCGTGGCGGCTCGACCCCGATATGCAAATCGGAATCATCGCTTTGTCGGCCCCAACGGACGCCGAACAATTGGCACGCAGCTTAGAAAAACATTCCCTCGGCCGAATTGGCGTCAGCCCCATCTACGACGGCCATCCGCCCCCGGGGGCCGCGCTGAACTACGCCAAAGCTGCGTTGCGAGCAGCCACCGCAGACGAGCCCCTCATCGTGTTCGACGCCCATCCGTACGCCGTCGCGGCCATCACGGACCCGCAAACCATGACGCTCTACCGCGACCTCGTACTCGCCGGTCTAAATGCCATCGACAATTCCGACAGACGAATACTCGTGAGCACCTTCCGTGCTTGGGTTGACAGCGGCGGTTCAGTCTCCCAGACAGCAACACGTATGCACTGCCACCCCAACACGGTGCGCTACCGACTAGGCCGGCTCAAAGACCACACGGGATACGACGTCAGCGTGCCGCGCGATCTCGCACAGCTACACCTCGCGATCGAAGCCGACCATCGGCTGGGACCAGCTGCTGGCGCAGCACAGGCAGTCCAGACCCCTCGATAG
- a CDS encoding MarR family winged helix-turn-helix transcriptional regulator: MTGVSATRTDLAGLVGQIVRLAGPINALMARELTLPLNDLAALHHLVGLPPAGPAELGRRMRMSSASATVLADRLERAGYVRRCRDPSDRRRVILEVTDATDARSQAAIGPLVEALTTISDSLDESAQQEVSTYLTRVITAMANFTGADASERPS; this comes from the coding sequence ATGACCGGTGTGAGCGCCACCCGGACCGACTTGGCGGGCCTGGTCGGCCAGATTGTCCGGCTCGCAGGCCCCATCAACGCGCTGATGGCCCGAGAACTTACATTGCCGCTCAACGATTTAGCGGCATTACATCACCTGGTAGGGCTGCCGCCGGCAGGGCCGGCCGAGCTGGGCCGGCGGATGAGAATGTCCTCAGCGTCGGCCACCGTTCTGGCGGATCGGCTCGAACGCGCTGGTTACGTCCGCCGATGCCGCGACCCCTCGGATCGCCGCAGAGTCATCCTGGAAGTCACCGACGCCACCGACGCCCGGTCGCAGGCCGCGATCGGCCCGCTCGTGGAGGCGCTCACCACGATCTCCGACAGCCTCGACGAGTCTGCCCAGCAGGAGGTCAGCACCTACCTGACCCGGGTGATCACCGCGATGGCCAATTTCACCGGCGCTGATGCCTCGGAACGCCCGAGTTGA
- a CDS encoding macrolide family glycosyltransferase — protein sequence MHVLFTTPPASGHVYPTLPLVEELVDRGHRVTYISGPSLATELRLAGAAVVDLGWEPDTSALATTGFTAETLSADLRAFLAAARALTPHLLDMLAAAPPDVVCADSVPLGTLLAGIFEAPMVSLVPTLATNTAFTPAELIDGFTPGHPGMARYFGELTDWFTSYGQPVPSGRHIDSAPKTPSLVFVPRMFQIAGDTFDDSFHFIGPSVPQRARQTPPWQPPPSGAPVLLVSLGTAFNNQPDFFASCVDVFADSAFHVVMALGNHIDPARIGTLAPNIEIHRQVSQLAVLRHAAAFITHAGMGSVMEALYHQVPTIAVPQVREQSVNAGRIHQLGLGAQIASPTPDHLWDVTECIAANPEIRANLAAMKNAIDQAGGAVTGADIIGTAATR from the coding sequence ATGCATGTTCTGTTCACCACGCCGCCAGCATCCGGGCATGTGTATCCGACGCTGCCGCTGGTCGAGGAACTCGTCGACCGCGGACACCGCGTCACCTACATCAGCGGGCCATCGCTGGCCACCGAACTCCGACTGGCCGGAGCAGCGGTCGTCGACCTGGGCTGGGAACCCGACACCAGCGCACTGGCCACCACAGGGTTCACTGCCGAGACACTCAGTGCCGACCTGCGCGCGTTCCTGGCCGCGGCCCGCGCCCTCACCCCGCACCTGCTCGACATGCTCGCCGCCGCTCCACCTGACGTCGTGTGCGCCGACAGCGTTCCCCTCGGGACACTGCTCGCCGGCATCTTCGAGGCACCGATGGTCTCGCTGGTCCCGACGTTGGCCACCAACACCGCGTTCACCCCGGCCGAGCTGATCGACGGATTCACCCCAGGCCATCCGGGCATGGCGCGCTACTTCGGCGAACTCACCGACTGGTTCACCTCCTACGGCCAGCCCGTTCCCAGTGGGCGCCACATCGACAGTGCGCCAAAGACGCCATCGTTGGTGTTCGTGCCGCGCATGTTTCAGATCGCCGGCGACACGTTCGATGACAGCTTTCACTTCATCGGCCCGTCGGTGCCGCAGCGCGCCCGCCAAACACCACCCTGGCAACCCCCGCCCAGCGGCGCACCTGTGCTGCTGGTGTCTCTGGGCACCGCGTTCAACAACCAACCCGACTTCTTCGCTTCGTGCGTAGATGTGTTCGCCGACAGCGCTTTTCACGTCGTGATGGCCCTCGGAAACCACATCGATCCCGCCCGCATCGGCACCCTGGCACCCAATATCGAAATTCACCGCCAGGTATCGCAGCTCGCGGTGCTGCGCCACGCGGCGGCGTTCATCACCCACGCGGGGATGGGCTCGGTCATGGAAGCGCTCTATCACCAGGTGCCTACCATCGCCGTTCCTCAAGTTCGCGAACAATCCGTCAACGCCGGCCGAATCCACCAACTGGGCCTCGGAGCGCAGATCGCCTCGCCAACCCCCGATCACCTCTGGGACGTGACCGAATGCATCGCCGCCAACCCTGAAATACGCGCCAACCTCGCCGCCATGAAAAACGCCATCGACCAAGCCGGCGGCGCGGTCACCGGCGCCGATATCATCGGGACCGCCGCGACTCGGTAA
- a CDS encoding peptidoglycan-binding protein, with protein MQINGVWVGWGLGDHSAHDLTVQQAKKYMRAAFRSYAGSLRDTNIFDQQMQDTVTEMQKRLVADGALTPGQFVVGVLDLPTEYAMGFRRRPTGVQPVFFTVEGHMSNMFAGPVADTATRLEAEGHCHHQPIGYNNGAIPFDNASGVEELARLVGSTTMDNGVPFPAGTPWGLGIYSQGAIIGSMFWSQYLQPGQPLDWRAADLKGVLAYANPWREKNQVAEWAVPGGPDKNTQGLSDQRLTNTPTFWKEVCRHGDIFAENSDDEEGQIKTAVYTAVMGNFFLGPYSILAKLTAALQKPGAELEPIVTSIYSGFVFLISNPNPHYAPFIVDGGLDFMRRRLTGQDAVPIV; from the coding sequence ATGCAGATCAACGGCGTTTGGGTGGGCTGGGGTTTGGGCGATCACAGTGCCCACGACCTGACCGTCCAACAAGCAAAGAAATACATGCGCGCTGCTTTTCGCTCCTATGCGGGCAGTCTGCGCGACACCAACATCTTCGATCAGCAGATGCAAGACACCGTCACCGAAATGCAAAAACGCCTCGTCGCCGACGGCGCACTGACACCAGGGCAGTTCGTCGTCGGTGTCCTAGATCTGCCAACCGAATATGCCATGGGCTTTCGACGGCGCCCGACAGGAGTTCAACCGGTTTTCTTCACCGTCGAAGGCCATATGTCCAACATGTTCGCCGGCCCAGTCGCCGACACCGCGACGCGCCTGGAAGCAGAAGGTCACTGCCACCACCAGCCCATCGGATACAACAACGGCGCGATTCCCTTCGACAACGCCAGCGGCGTCGAAGAACTCGCACGGCTCGTCGGCTCGACCACCATGGACAACGGGGTGCCCTTCCCCGCCGGGACACCATGGGGCCTAGGGATCTATTCACAAGGCGCCATAATCGGGAGCATGTTCTGGTCGCAGTATCTCCAGCCCGGACAACCCCTTGACTGGCGCGCCGCGGACCTCAAAGGTGTTCTCGCCTACGCCAATCCGTGGCGCGAGAAGAATCAGGTCGCAGAATGGGCCGTTCCCGGTGGCCCCGACAAGAACACTCAGGGGCTTTCTGACCAGCGCCTGACAAATACGCCGACGTTTTGGAAAGAAGTGTGCCGGCATGGCGACATTTTCGCCGAGAACTCCGACGACGAAGAAGGCCAGATCAAGACGGCCGTCTACACCGCGGTAATGGGCAACTTTTTCCTCGGCCCGTATTCCATTCTTGCCAAACTGACGGCCGCCCTGCAGAAGCCGGGTGCAGAACTCGAACCGATCGTCACCTCGATTTACAGCGGGTTCGTCTTCTTGATCTCTAATCCCAACCCCCACTACGCCCCATTCATCGTTGATGGCGGACTCGATTTCATGCGGCGCCGGTTGACCGGCCAGGACGCTGTCCCCATCGTCTAA
- a CDS encoding M15 family metallopeptidase, with protein sequence MTENGWPPDTNAAPFVSIPLSECSRVTIPGTTLTLQFQKGAPAAILPAFMADLNWYVESANNDSAYNDEASWTDGNSVGTSNHLGATAFDYNWNDHPMGPKVPELAAGWQGSEITNWQPEELRVRELLDYYTYKGIQMVWWGNDWDSPHDSMHFQMGYHTFENQDICQEFIATFIDTTTGFSKFKEFKASQQPAQVDVLVKATGLSTDKCAEIFPTLVEGLTLAQCVNVNRIAMFIAQTREESDNYNTTEEYGAGPTGDAYKGRSWIQITWQSNYAAFGAWAFRQGLIADPNQFVNDPTSLADIKWAGVGAAWYWVARHGGHNLINDDCDKGDIRAVTYTINGGYNGLDVRTAYWNQAKAVGDDLLALINAGATKSDDSAAAPAAPVGALTAEEQRAMYNEVMKRGPSRSFLATDGKAVETELGFIYNIDGNAWNLMLTISYLVGHPLAMSQVEAVAKGHFPDGSYVDTNAWLQQFGEEYCQGLVAFKQKLDALFAFGPAAVPSAQQAPALIAPTLGIRTREAGPADNRAGAVPAKKSPAKKSPPKKSPAKKPAAKKQPPTKSPATTSPTTANAPAEEPVK encoded by the coding sequence ATGACTGAGAACGGTTGGCCCCCCGACACGAACGCCGCGCCGTTCGTCTCCATTCCACTATCAGAATGTTCACGCGTCACCATTCCGGGCACGACCCTGACGCTGCAGTTCCAGAAAGGTGCTCCCGCGGCAATTCTTCCCGCATTCATGGCTGACCTGAATTGGTACGTGGAATCGGCGAACAACGATTCCGCCTACAACGACGAGGCGAGCTGGACCGACGGCAATAGTGTCGGCACGAGTAACCACCTCGGCGCCACCGCCTTCGACTACAACTGGAACGACCACCCCATGGGTCCGAAAGTGCCGGAACTGGCCGCTGGCTGGCAAGGCTCGGAAATCACTAATTGGCAGCCCGAAGAGTTGCGTGTGCGGGAGCTCCTCGATTACTACACATACAAAGGCATTCAAATGGTGTGGTGGGGCAACGACTGGGACTCCCCCCATGACTCGATGCATTTCCAGATGGGTTACCACACTTTCGAGAACCAAGATATTTGCCAAGAATTCATCGCTACCTTCATCGATACAACCACCGGATTCTCGAAATTCAAGGAATTCAAGGCGAGCCAGCAGCCGGCGCAGGTGGACGTGCTCGTCAAAGCGACCGGGTTGAGCACCGACAAATGCGCCGAGATCTTCCCCACCCTGGTAGAGGGCCTGACCTTGGCGCAGTGTGTCAACGTCAATCGAATCGCCATGTTCATCGCGCAAACCCGGGAAGAGTCCGACAACTACAACACGACCGAAGAGTACGGTGCCGGACCCACCGGTGATGCCTACAAAGGCCGATCCTGGATTCAAATCACCTGGCAGTCGAACTACGCCGCATTCGGAGCTTGGGCTTTCCGCCAAGGCCTCATCGCGGATCCGAACCAATTCGTCAACGATCCCACGTCCCTCGCCGACATCAAATGGGCCGGAGTCGGCGCCGCCTGGTACTGGGTCGCTCGCCACGGCGGGCACAACCTCATCAACGATGACTGCGACAAGGGAGACATCCGCGCCGTCACCTACACCATCAACGGTGGCTACAACGGCCTCGATGTGCGCACAGCGTACTGGAACCAAGCCAAAGCGGTGGGCGATGACCTGCTGGCCCTCATCAACGCCGGAGCGACAAAATCCGACGACAGCGCGGCGGCGCCCGCGGCTCCGGTCGGCGCTTTGACCGCGGAGGAACAACGGGCGATGTACAACGAGGTCATGAAGCGGGGCCCATCTCGATCTTTTCTGGCTACCGACGGCAAAGCCGTCGAGACCGAACTGGGCTTCATCTACAACATCGATGGCAACGCCTGGAACCTCATGCTGACGATCAGCTATCTCGTCGGCCACCCACTTGCGATGTCTCAGGTCGAAGCGGTCGCCAAAGGCCACTTCCCCGACGGCTCCTACGTCGACACCAATGCCTGGCTGCAGCAATTCGGCGAAGAATACTGCCAGGGCCTGGTGGCCTTCAAGCAAAAGTTGGACGCGCTGTTCGCGTTCGGCCCAGCGGCCGTGCCGTCTGCCCAGCAAGCGCCCGCACTCATCGCTCCCACACTGGGGATTCGCACTCGGGAGGCGGGACCGGCGGACAACAGAGCCGGCGCAGTGCCAGCGAAGAAGTCACCAGCGAAGAAGTCACCACCGAAGAAGTCACCAGCCAAGAAGCCGGCGGCCAAGAAGCAACCACCGACGAAGAGCCCGGCGACAACGTCACCGACAACGGCCAACGCGCCGGCCGAAGAACCGGTGAAATAA